The Canis lupus familiaris isolate Mischka breed German Shepherd chromosome 1, alternate assembly UU_Cfam_GSD_1.0, whole genome shotgun sequence DNA window CCCACAAGAAGACCATTTGTTCTTGGTGGCTGTAGACTATAAAGATATATCTGTATTTCCAAGATCTGatactatttcttattttgttcttgcTGCTAATCATCAGAGGAATCTGATTGCACATCAGTTACCAGAGAGCTTTGTGAATAAATATGGATTCCTGCATTCTGCACCAGACTTTGTTAATCAGATGGCTTGATGCTGCAGTGACTTaacccatattaaaaaaaaaaaaatacccaagtgATTCTGACAGAGCAGTATCAGTTGTAGATTCATACTTGGGAAATAGTTACCTAGATGGTATTTGGAGCTAGGACAGCCATGAGATGGGAATGAGAGGGAAAAACACAGTTGCTCTATCTTCAGCATCCCAAGATTATGAGACATTCACACAGATCTTCTTTATCTAATAACAAGTTTATCTAGTATCTTAGGGCGGGATGAAATACAGGAGAGATCCCCACTCTCCTATCTCTGGAATGTACATTCTGGAATGTGAGGACTTCCTGGATTAGAAAGCAGTTTTCCTTGTTCAGATGCACTTAGAAATTCACTCTGGGTAGGGgtacccaagtggctcagttggttgagttctgattcttggtttctactcaggtcctgatctcaggattgtgagatggagcccggcactgggctccacactgggcgtagatcctgcttaagattctgtttttcaaaaaaaaaaaattaaaaaaaaaaaaagattctgtttttctctccctctgctctcctccccccaccacacacacaaaattcacTCTGGGGGAGCTCATGGAGGAGAGAATCTGGTTTTCCTAGAGGGTCAATCCCAATGAGGCTGTAAAGCTGCGGAGGCAGGCAGACTCCCATTTCCTTGCTTTGTGTTCTGGCAGCCACAGGGTGGAGCTCAATTtctaagtttgttttctttagcaCTTGAGACAAGCAAGGACACAAAAGACAGCCAAACAGGAATTGTTTACTTCTGCTTCCTTTTGACCCCCCAGCTCTCCCTGTCCtaataaatcaaaatttagaGAACTGCAATGCCTCTATGAATGAGTTACCCGACTTGAGGAGTCCAGAAGCTATGAAGCTTCCTGGTACAAAGGAAAAGGAATCcaaattttactgaaatattaaaaaaaaaaaaaaaaaaaaaaaaagtgggatatAACAAACCTAAgggcaaaaatgaataaaagataaacataaagattagggacacctaggtggctcagtcagttaagcatctgactcttgattccggcccaggtcatgatctcagggtggtgagttcaaccccaggttgggctccatgctcagtggagagtctgcttgagattttctttctccctctgctccttccctcattctctctctctaaagtaaataaataaatcttttcttaaaaaatgaaaattaatacatttgTGTAAAAGAAATACCCATGTACCAGCAACAAGTCAAGACATAGATCCTGATCACCATTCCAGAAGCCATCAGCcacaatatactttttttcctgatcattttccctccctcctttcaaCTGTAACcatcatccttctttttttttttaagaatttatttattcatgagagagacacagagagggacagagagacagaggcagaaggagaagcaggctccccacaggtagtctgatgcagaacttgatcccaggaccccaggatcatgacctgagccaaaggcagatgctcaaccactgagtcacccaggtgcccctataatcaCTATCTTGATTATGGTAGTCAATTTATcactttcctttataattttgctACATAGTTACATATCTCTAAACTATGtagtttcatttaatttaaaggCTTCCATATATCCACCAAGAAAAGTTGTCTCCCTAAGAGATGTAGCAATGGACATTATAGCCCTAGCAATAAATAAGAGCAGGAAAATCAACCAAGTTATATGTAACCTTTATTTTACCCTACAGATAAACCTATACATATTGCAAAGGAACATGTGTGTACACAGCTATTCATAGCATTGTTTGTAACaacaaaagtcttaaaaacaatttagccaaagggacagagaagtgattagaaacaatttaaatagtCATTAATATGTAACTGATTAAATGTTTTGATACATCAATCCAGTGGAATACCATGcaagcattaaaaagaatgaggaagctcTTTATATGCTGATATGATATAACCATGGCCTGTTATTGCTTAGAATTTATTGCATCTAACCGAAAGGATGGCtgagaaaagtattattttaggTGGATGAATTTCAACCTACTTTTTGTAATGGAGGGGGATGAATATTGGGTTGGAAGCTGGCAGTCTGTACTACATCTTACCCTCTGTCCTCTCAACATCTCTGTATACTCTTCCAAGCAGAAGTAATCCCATCCTTCCCAAGGGTGGTAGCCCCAGTGTTTTATTTTGGAGTTTTAGATGCAATAAGGTCTATAAGTGTTTCTTTGTGATAAGCATTCCATAAAGTTATAAGAATCCTCACTTCCGGAGACCTAATATATAATGGTGCAATAGGAACTGGGCATACACAATGAAGACTTCCaatgaagaacagaaaaataggaTGTAGCAGGTACTATTCTGTTGCAAATAACCAAGGCCAGTGAGCAGAATCCTAAGAACCCAGCTCTGACAGTGAAGCAAGTTTCTTAATTAGCCTATTTGGAAGCGCTGGTTCTATTGAGAAGATGTACACCGTCCTTTGCGCCTGGCTTTGCACTCTTGCATTTCTtacttgtttcttattttctgtggCCACACCTTAGTTGGACATTTCTTGGGAACTAAAAAAGCATTTCCAGGAgtcaaaaatgcaaatgaaatgggTACACTGCTATGTGCTGGAAATGCAAAACTTTAGGGATGacatgaaagaaaggagaaggaagatgaCAGTAAAGCAGCATATTGAGTGAGGGACTTTTGATAACAGGACTATCTAATATTTAGTTTGAGTTCTTTCTTTCGCCAGTGCATCAGGAAAGTATGTTGCCTAGTAACATAATTTGTGAGTGAtatttgcagaaagaaaaaaaaaagctgagtacTATCTTGGACTgacttttttccaaaagaaaagcaCCAGGCAACATCCAAAGTGCTTTACTTGAAGCAGAAACTCAAAACCAGAGGTGTTCATAAAAACATAAACTACATGGGAATTTGTAAATATTGTAAACTGCAGTGAGAATCCCCTGGGTACTCTCAATTCATAAAATGAGGGTGAGAGGTCATTTTAGCTAGACATTAAAGGTTTTTACTTGACACCTGGAGGACACTTTTGTTATTGATTCGttaattcagtatttattgagtatccaTCTGTCACTCATTAGGCACTATTTTACATATAGGTGTAGGGATCTATCAGTGAACAATATGGACCAAAATCCCTCCCTTCAGATAGCTTAGTTATGTTACATCACTCCCATTATGTGAAGGAAACCATACCAACTACTATATACAGTTATTATACTGTTTCATGCCAATAGATTTGACAGTTTGGATGAAATGGCTAAATTCCTTGAAAGTCACAGTTTACCGAAattgacagaagaggaaatagaaatagtTATGGGAcataactattaaagaaattgaactcACTGCTAAAAGCCTTCccagaaagaaaacccaaggccaattggcttcactggtgaaagtctaaacatttatgaaagaaaagagtCAGAGGAATCGCTTCCCAAGTCTGTTTAGGAGGCCATTAGAAGTTTGGTGTAAAAGGTGATAGGGAcactaagggaaagaaaatagacCCATCTTTACATACACTGAAATGCAGAAGTTCTAAACAAATCTAGTGAGATAATTTATAAATAGACCAAATACATCATGACTAAGTGTGGCTTATCCTACGACTGCAAGGGTAGTTTAACATGCAGAAATTAATCAGTGTAATGTGTAATAAAAGGATAATACTAAATGATCATCttcatatacacataaaatatatgatatacaaTCCAATAgctattcatgattttaaaaaagaaaactgttagtACTAAAACTAAGAATACAAAGAAATTTCtataatctgattaaaaacagctttttaaaaaccctaagcAAAATTTTAATGGTGAAATAACAAATGTTTCCCCCCTATTATACTCTCTTATGTAAACTTTACAAACACCccatcactttcttttctttcttgtactCTTTGACAAGCTCCACTTATCCCAGGGTACAGGCTGAGgtccaaaattaaaataacatctaTGTCACTTTTTCCCTCCCAAATCAAGGAATACCAAAGTATTTTTCATGATGAGTGCTTCAGTATGACCCATGGTAATGTGAAGCTGAAAATGCGAGCAGGGTAGGAGCATGCAGAGCTAAAAAATGGCTCTCAGCCCCCTCACATTGCCTGTAACTCTGCTTCTGCAGATGGTAAAGCAGATTTGGCTGTTGTGTCAGTGGTCTGGGTTACATCCTCACTAAGGGCCCTCTCCAGACTGGCAGGCAGGGAGTGGATCAGTCTCTCTCGGAAGTCTTGGCCCATGAAGACGTAGAGCATTGGGTTGAGGCAGCTGTTGAAGAAGGCCAGGGAGCTCGTTGGATTAACCAAGACGTCAAGGATTTTGTACTTACCTTCAAACAACATCTCTTTGAGCCAGACTGTGCCTAAAAGGGCAATCAGTTGAAAGGGGAAccaacagagaaagaaggaagccaCAACAGCAGTAAGGACCCGTAAGGGACGACTGGATTTAATCATGCCTTTTTTGTGTATCTTGGCAGCAATGAGCCCGTAGCAGATAGCAACGATGGACATTGGCATGCTGAAGCCAATGATAAACCGGATGATCCCTCTGGCTGTCAACATGGTGATGGCCACCTTCAATCTCTCTTCAATACTGTTGCCCCAGGATGCAAAATTGAAAGTACAGTATATATTCCCTGTTCCATCATTTACTGTAGTCAAGAAGATGAAAACTGGCAAGGTAAGGATTAGGGCAAGAATCCAAGGTCCAATGATCACTTTTGAAGCAAGGCTTACTGTACGGTGGTTCTGGGCCCAGACTGGATGCAGGACACAAATACAGCGGTCCAGGGCAATGAAAGCAATGAGGAAGACACTTCCAAACAGGTTTATGTCCACCACAATATGAACTACCTTGCATAGGAACCAGCCAAAAGGCCACAGTTCTCTCATAGCCATTGAGACAATGAGGAATGGTAGGGTGGCAGTGAAGGAGAAGTCAGCTAAGGCCAGGTTCAGGTAACAGATTGTGGTGACTGTGCGTGCCATCCGGAATCCAGCCACCCAGATCACAAGCCCATTGCCCAGGATGCCAAGGACAAAGGTGATCCCAAGCACCACCAATGGCAGGATATGCAGAACCTTGTAGCCAGCAGACTCATGGAGCATCTCTTCGGATCCATTCAGAGGGATGGAGAGGTTGTTTTCCATCTTGCCCACACCTGAAACATTTCAATTGCCATTTCTCATCTGTGGAACCATCTTATAGCATCCCTATTCATGGCCAACATTAACTTCTACTATAGCTCCCACTCCAGCCAGGAACCCCACTCTCCTGAAACTTGGCCAGTCATACTATAAAACTGGCATTCTCTTGCCTAATATGTTGGGAAAAGATAGTTCTCCATAGTCCCATAGTTACTCAGATGTATTCCACCTGTCAGGTTGCTTAATCAAGAGAATTACAAGGCTCTTATTCACTAGCAGAAAAGTACACTTACAGTATATAGATAAGAGAAAATTGATTGGCAGACACGGCTCAGTGAGGGAAATGCTAGACTCAGAGTGAGTAGGTTCACTTCTGACCCATCATTCACTGCATAGATGTTGGCAAGCTCTGCAAAGCTCTTTCAGCCCCAGGTTCTCCCAGACTCCCAGCTTCCACTATGAGAACCCTTTGCCTGCTATTTGCTTAGTATTGACATTAAAGTTTTAGAATTTGGTTTGAGTTTATAATTGAGGATCTTGAACAGTTACGGTAATATGTAGAAACATATTACATCATGTGGATTCTATGCTGGAGGAAGTCAGCAAAGGGGGCCCTATCTCTACTTTCAGCCCTCTGTTTCCTTTGCTTGATATAGAGCTCTTCTCTGGGATGTGAAGAAGTTTTGCCCATTGCGTAATGTTCATGTTCTGTGGGATAAGGAGTATGAGATTAATAAAATTTGTTAGTAATATCTGTGGGGTTCTCATCAGAGACCATGCATTGTATTAATTGCTATATATGGGGATCTAGTTTGATCTACATAAAAAGCTATAGTGCTCGTTATTTCTGGTTTTCATAAGAATAAGTtgatgtgggcagccccagtggctcagcggtttagcactgccttcggcccgaggtgtgatcctggagacccgggatcgagtcccacgtcaggttccctgcatggagcctgcttctccctctgcctatgtctctgcctctctctgtgtgtctctcatgaataaataaatgaaatctttaaaaaaatgtttttcttgatCTTAAAAGTAAgaatgcccccccccaaaaaaaagaaaaagaattttaaaaaatgtagtgtcTGCATCTGGACCAGGTCACATCTATAACTACTGCATCCAAATTCAACACAGAGGTCTGTGTGGCTCTCACCTCTATGCTACATTAACAGATTTCCTAATATTATGATCTGTTAACTGTATCAGAAATATCCAGGgtggctggggtgcctggctggctcagtcagtggagcatgtgactcttgatctcaaggttgtgagttcaagctccacactgggtgtagagattacttaaaaataaaatcttaaaaaaagagagaaatatccAGTGCGGCTATTAATAGTGAATATTCATGAACCTCACCCTAGAATCTCTTTACATAAAAGCTAAGGTGGTCTTTTATGGCCTCAAAAATTTGAGAGTCAATTTACCCTGACCTATTCAGCCTCCTTAAGAGAAATTGCAGTTACTAAGCACCTGTTAACATTTAATACTCATAATCATATTGCaaagtgttggggcacctggatggctcagtcaattaaattcctgactcttgattttggctcaggtcaggatttcagagTCATGGCATGGAGcgccatgtcaggctctgcactcagcaggaagtccgcctaagattctttctttccctgttctgcctctccctgcccctctctctaaaataaataaataggggcacctgggtgtttcagtcagttaagcatccaagtttcagtttcagctcagatcgtgatctcagggtcatgagatcgagcctcatgtcaggctgcatgctcagcacagagtctgtttgagattctctctccctctccctctgcccctcccactcatgctctttctctatctctaaaatcaataaatctttaaaaaatgggaataagggatccctgggtggcgcagcggtttggcgtctgcctttggcccagggtgcgatcctggagatccgggatcgaatcccacgtcaggctcccagtgcatggagcctgcttctccctctgcctgtgtctctgcctctctctctctcactgtgtgcctatcacgaataaataaaaattttaaaaaaatgggaataaggtgggggaatggggtaattggttatgggcattaaggagggtacttgatgtaatgagcgctgagtattatatgcaactgatgtatcactaaattctacccctgaaactaataatacagtatatgttaactaacttgaatataaataaaattatattaacataCTAATAATAATATTGCAAGGTATCTGTTatcatccctctttttttttttttttacgattttatttatttattcatgagagacacacagagagaggcagagacacaggcagagggagaagcaggctcctggcagggagcccgatggcggaattcaatcctgggaccctaggataacaccctgagctgaaggcagatgctcaaccactgagccacccaggagtcccaggaacATTTTCCATGTGCCAAGAGCTCCTTTAGCCCTCACCACAACCCTCGCATATGGCACTTGAGGATTGATGTATGCCAGCATTTGAGCTCAGCCAGACAGATTCCACCAGAATTGTCCCCTCGACTCTCTTCCACTTGCCAGACTTCCTTAACAGAGTCAAATTCTCTCTACTCACTCTTTAAGCACCTATGAGGCTCTCAGAAGATATGGTGCGCTCAGTGATCTATAGATTTTGGTTTAAAAATGCTGctacagggacatctgggtggctcagcggttgagcgtctacctttgactcaagttgtgatcctggagtcctgggattgagtcccacattgggcgccctgtggggagactgcttatccctctgcctatgtctctgcctttctctctgtgtcttttatgaataataaataaaaatttttttaaatgctgctaCAACGAGGAAGGACAATCGTGCAATGACAGGAGGGGCAAGGCCAGTGAGGCAAAGTTGTAAACTCTGGGCCCATCCTAGTTGTAGTGTGGGAGAGAGAACCTATGAACCACACATGATACTACTGTGGATTATGAAGGCTGCTATTTGGTGAGCTCCTCAAATGTGCCAGTCACTGTACATTTTATAATCTCCAGTTACAACACCCTTGTTTTGGGATAAACATTATTGCCATGTAATATAAAAGGAAACCATGGCTCTGACAGGGGAAGTGACTGGCCAGGTGTCACAACTATTACGGCGGCACCACTAGATTATGGCAATTTCAAATGGAAACTCAGAACTTCCGTGTTAGCTtactctacttctctctctctctctctttaaagattttattcattcatgagagatacacacacacagagagagagagagagacagagacacaggcagagggagaagcaggctccatacagggagcccgatgcaagtctcgggcctgggactccaggatcacgccctgggctgaaggcaggggctaaaccgctgagccacccagtgatccccagCTTACTCTACTTTTCTAGCGTATTTGCACTTCCAGATTTTGAAATAACTGTTTCagttctccttttttcctctctggttttACCCGGTCTTTCCCCTCCTAATCCCCACTCTCAGCTAATGCCTTTGCCTCATATTATAATGGGAAGATGGTAACCACTAGAAATTTTTAGCCTGCCCTGCTCTAAACCTTCCAATCTACCTGCACCTGTTGTAGCAAATAAAGAGTTCTCATTCTCCCAGCAGCTACCCTCCTATATTTGTTCTGTATCCCTCTCTACCTCATCTTCCCGAAAACTTTCCTCCAGCattgtcccttttcttttctgccaAAGACAAAAGCCCAAGATTTTCTTTCTACTGGGTCATTCTCACTATCCCATAAATGTTATaatctcttttccctttaaaaagaaaccatccTGG harbors:
- the FPR2 gene encoding N-formyl peptide receptor 2; this encodes MENNLSIPLNGSEEMLHESAGYKVLHILPLVVLGITFVLGILGNGLVIWVAGFRMARTVTTICYLNLALADFSFTATLPFLIVSMAMRELWPFGWFLCKVVHIVVDINLFGSVFLIAFIALDRCICVLHPVWAQNHRTVSLASKVIIGPWILALILTLPVFIFLTTVNDGTGNIYCTFNFASWGNSIEERLKVAITMLTARGIIRFIIGFSMPMSIVAICYGLIAAKIHKKGMIKSSRPLRVLTAVVASFFLCWFPFQLIALLGTVWLKEMLFEGKYKILDVLVNPTSSLAFFNSCLNPMLYVFMGQDFRERLIHSLPASLERALSEDVTQTTDTTAKSALPSAEAELQAM